From a single Nocardioides panacis genomic region:
- a CDS encoding cation-translocating P-type ATPase codes for MSDQVPVPTVAQEPVERLLRDLRTSAGGLSAREVELRLAAAGPNTLTHRGGRRWPAQLLKQFTQPLALLLVAAGLLALGNGTTPLALAIFGVVVLNAVFAFLQERHAEHAVAALASYLPVRATVVRDGRPGEIDAVGIVAGDVLVVEEGDRISADGRVVSGAVDVDLSTLTGESEPVSRGPVPDPATVPLLQAADMVFSGSACVGGEAHVVVTATGMRTEIGRIAALSQRDKVTASPLEEQIRDVARLISVVAVVASLAFLPLGLVAGLSLSSALSFAIGMLVANVPEGLLPTITLALAVGVRRLARQGAVVKRLSAVETLGSTTVVCTDKTGTLTRNSMRAEAVWTFAGRAEADGEGLTWSPDEPAAVAAGTRLAVAAATCSTATVTGQEEVGDPTEVALVRLAERLGAPLDAAARDEHRRQLFRFDPRLRRMATVEADGGGLVVHVKGAPEAVLPLCTRRPDRDGGLRALSPADLARLQGDLDRYAARGLRLLAVAERPLAAGDGTTDRTSVESGLTLLGCVALHDPPRPEVAAAIGRAHQAGIRIHVVTGDNGTTAAEVAREVGIGTGSAGTTTVTGDALDAMTDHELEALLGSGREVVFARTSPEAKLRIADRLKEGGDVVAMTGDGVNDAPALRAADIGVAMGRSGTEVARQAATIVLEDDNFTTIVDAVEEGRRVYDNVRKFIFYILSHSVPEVVPFVLYALSGGAVPLPITVMQLLAIDLVTDTLPALALSREPAEPGLMQRPPRPRSEGVIRGSLLWRAWGLVGIVSALLVLGGFFTVLVQGGWAFHDPTGPGTPLHETYVQATTVAWLGIVACQVGTATAARTQRASLRSIGFFSNPLLLWAIGAELVLTAAIIYVPAFQRVFDTTALPAWQVALVLPFPVLVWGVDEARRWRDRRRGTRAPRARPRGGRA; via the coding sequence GTGAGCGACCAGGTGCCGGTGCCCACGGTCGCCCAGGAGCCGGTGGAGCGGCTGCTGCGGGACCTCCGCACGTCCGCCGGCGGGCTGTCGGCCCGCGAGGTCGAGCTGCGGCTCGCGGCGGCCGGCCCCAACACCCTGACCCACAGAGGCGGACGACGGTGGCCCGCTCAGCTGCTCAAGCAGTTCACCCAGCCGCTCGCGCTGCTGCTCGTGGCGGCCGGGCTGCTGGCGCTGGGCAACGGCACCACGCCGCTGGCGCTGGCGATCTTCGGGGTGGTCGTGCTCAACGCGGTGTTCGCGTTCCTCCAGGAGCGGCACGCCGAGCACGCGGTCGCCGCGCTGGCGTCGTACCTCCCGGTGCGGGCCACCGTCGTCCGGGACGGCCGTCCGGGCGAGATCGACGCGGTCGGCATCGTCGCGGGCGACGTCCTGGTCGTCGAGGAGGGCGACCGGATCAGCGCGGACGGGCGGGTGGTCTCGGGTGCCGTCGACGTGGACCTGTCCACGCTGACGGGGGAGTCCGAGCCGGTGTCGCGGGGGCCGGTCCCCGACCCGGCGACGGTGCCGCTCCTGCAGGCCGCCGACATGGTCTTCAGCGGCAGCGCGTGCGTCGGCGGCGAGGCCCACGTCGTGGTCACCGCGACCGGGATGCGCACCGAGATCGGCCGGATCGCGGCGCTCTCGCAGCGGGACAAGGTCACCGCGAGCCCGCTGGAGGAGCAGATCCGCGACGTCGCGAGGCTGATCTCGGTGGTGGCCGTCGTCGCGTCGCTGGCCTTCCTGCCCCTCGGGCTGGTCGCCGGCCTGTCGCTCAGCTCGGCCCTGAGCTTCGCGATCGGCATGCTGGTCGCGAACGTCCCCGAGGGCCTGCTGCCGACGATCACCCTGGCGCTGGCCGTCGGGGTGCGCCGGCTGGCCCGCCAGGGCGCCGTGGTCAAGCGGCTCTCGGCGGTGGAGACGCTGGGCTCCACGACGGTGGTGTGCACCGACAAGACCGGGACCCTGACCCGCAACAGCATGCGCGCCGAGGCGGTGTGGACCTTCGCCGGCCGCGCCGAGGCGGACGGGGAGGGGCTGACCTGGTCGCCGGACGAGCCGGCGGCGGTCGCGGCCGGGACCCGGCTCGCGGTGGCCGCCGCGACCTGCTCGACGGCCACGGTCACCGGGCAGGAGGAGGTCGGGGACCCCACGGAGGTGGCCCTCGTCCGGCTGGCCGAACGGCTCGGTGCCCCGCTCGACGCGGCGGCCCGGGACGAGCACCGCCGGCAGCTGTTCCGGTTCGACCCCCGGCTGCGGCGGATGGCCACCGTCGAGGCCGACGGCGGCGGGCTGGTCGTCCACGTCAAGGGCGCGCCGGAGGCGGTCCTGCCGCTGTGCACGCGGCGGCCCGACCGCGACGGCGGCCTCCGGGCGCTGTCCCCGGCCGACCTCGCCCGGCTGCAGGGCGACCTGGACCGGTACGCCGCGCGCGGACTGCGCCTCCTCGCCGTTGCCGAACGCCCGCTCGCGGCCGGGGACGGGACGACCGACCGGACGAGCGTCGAGTCCGGGCTCACCCTGCTGGGCTGCGTCGCGCTCCACGACCCGCCCCGTCCCGAGGTCGCCGCCGCCATCGGGCGGGCGCACCAGGCGGGCATCCGGATCCACGTGGTGACGGGTGACAACGGCACCACCGCCGCCGAGGTGGCCCGCGAGGTCGGGATCGGCACCGGCAGCGCCGGCACCACGACCGTCACCGGGGACGCGCTCGACGCGATGACGGACCACGAGCTCGAGGCGCTGCTGGGGTCCGGCCGCGAGGTGGTCTTCGCCCGCACCTCGCCGGAGGCCAAGCTGCGGATCGCCGACCGGCTCAAGGAGGGCGGCGACGTGGTGGCGATGACCGGCGACGGCGTCAACGACGCGCCCGCGCTCCGCGCCGCCGACATCGGGGTGGCGATGGGCCGGTCGGGCACCGAGGTGGCCCGGCAGGCGGCCACCATCGTCCTGGAGGACGACAACTTCACCACGATCGTCGACGCGGTGGAGGAGGGGCGGCGGGTCTACGACAACGTCCGCAAGTTCATCTTCTACATCCTGTCGCACTCCGTGCCGGAGGTCGTGCCGTTCGTGCTCTACGCGCTGTCCGGCGGCGCCGTGCCGCTGCCGATCACGGTCATGCAGCTGCTCGCGATCGACCTGGTGACCGACACCCTGCCCGCGCTGGCCCTGAGCCGGGAGCCGGCGGAGCCCGGCCTGATGCAGCGCCCGCCCCGACCGCGCTCGGAGGGCGTGATCCGCGGGTCCCTGCTGTGGCGGGCCTGGGGGCTGGTCGGCATCGTCTCGGCGCTGCTGGTGCTCGGCGGGTTCTTCACGGTGCTGGTGCAGGGCGGGTGGGCCTTCCACGACCCGACCGGGCCGGGGACGCCGTTGCACGAGACCTACGTGCAGGCCACCACGGTGGCGTGGCTGGGCATCGTCGCCTGCCAGGTCGGCACCGCCACCGCGGCCCGCACCCAGCGTGCGTCCCTGCGCAGCATCGGCTTCTTCAGCAACCCGCTGCTGCTCTGGGCGATCGGCGCCGAGCTGGTGCTGACCGCGGCGATCATCTATGTCCCGGCCTTCCAGCGGGTCTTCGACACCACCGCCCTGCCGGCCTGGCAGGTGGCGCTCGTGCTGCCGTTCCCGGTGCTGGTGTGGGGGGTCGACGAGGCCCGCCGGTGGCGGGACCGGAGGAGGGGGACGCGGGCCCCTAGGGCGCGTCCCCGAGGTGGACGAGCGTGA
- a CDS encoding universal stress protein: protein MSGARTRGRVVVGVDGSPGSRQALDWAVRETRLRGTVLHVVVAWQHPQSYAGNIWSLGLDPSFDVEVAGAAAGEAARLTREAVAEVTVTTTSAAVEGHPTRVLLDEVSPEDLLVVGSRGHGGFVGALIGSVSQHLVAHATCPVVVVPTRP, encoded by the coding sequence ATGAGCGGCGCGCGCACCCGGGGGCGCGTGGTCGTGGGCGTCGACGGCTCGCCGGGCTCCCGGCAGGCGCTGGACTGGGCGGTGCGGGAGACGCGGCTGCGCGGCACCGTGCTGCACGTCGTGGTCGCCTGGCAGCACCCTCAGTCCTACGCCGGCAACATCTGGAGCCTCGGGCTGGACCCGTCGTTCGACGTGGAGGTCGCCGGCGCCGCGGCCGGGGAGGCCGCCCGGCTGACGCGGGAGGCCGTCGCCGAGGTGACCGTGACCACCACCTCGGCGGCCGTCGAGGGGCACCCGACGCGGGTGCTGCTCGACGAGGTCTCCCCCGAGGACCTGCTGGTCGTGGGGTCGCGGGGCCACGGCGGTTTCGTCGGGGCCCTCATCGGCTCGGTGAGCCAGCACCTCGTGGCCCACGCGACCTGCCCGGTGGTGGTCGTGCCCACCCGCCCATGA
- a CDS encoding putative bifunctional diguanylate cyclase/phosphodiesterase: MTSRRRRRTGTSLFAVYALASLVPVTVLGAVLMRGYHDDGLSHALDQGKAQAAVIEQMAIAPALSGADLSEGLSGEERARLQSATDLAIFHGSVVRLRLLSFRGTVSYSDDGSILGALPVRDPSFRAAAAGRIDARIVDAGPQFSAAAIRVVQPVVAESSGRAIGVLEVYLPYDAIAAKVEADTRGTMTRLGVGLIGLYAVLALISWWTTRALRRHAADHEHQALHDPLTGLPNRELFRRVAEESLVQGRAGDRGALVLVDLDHFKEVNDTLGHHAGDELLKIVGQRLSESLRTDDTVARLGGDEFGMVLPHGADRDATVALLSRVREELSREVTLDGATLSVEASFGVCFYPDDADSVEGLLQHADAAMYRGKHVPTGVVVYEPAATRPASDALVMQRELRRALESDELVLHYQPKIELSTGRVTSVEALVRWQHPERGLLPPAAFLPVAERSELIEPLTRWVLRRALHDYAAWTAAGHDWTVAVNVSARNLSSLQFVDSVRDILRQAEVLPHRLHLEITETALAFDSDVAGQVVDALAREGISMSVDDFGIGFTGLSQLRTLDVTEIKIDRTFVADLMGNEHDRAIVRSVIELAHRLGCVVTAEGVETQDVADWLVASACDHAQGYLWLRPAPWTQIEDGAGAPAGSDVPLVGAAERTTV; this comes from the coding sequence ATGACGAGTCGACGCCGACGACGCACGGGCACCAGCCTGTTCGCCGTCTACGCGCTCGCCAGCCTGGTCCCGGTCACGGTGCTCGGTGCGGTGCTGATGCGTGGGTACCACGACGACGGCCTCTCCCACGCGCTCGACCAGGGCAAGGCCCAGGCGGCGGTCATCGAGCAGATGGCGATCGCGCCCGCGCTCAGCGGCGCCGACCTGTCCGAGGGGCTCAGCGGCGAGGAACGAGCCCGGCTGCAGTCCGCCACCGACCTGGCGATCTTCCACGGCTCGGTCGTGCGGCTGCGGCTGCTGAGCTTCCGCGGCACGGTGTCCTACTCCGACGACGGCAGCATCCTCGGCGCGCTCCCGGTCCGCGACCCGTCGTTCCGCGCCGCCGCCGCGGGCCGGATCGACGCGCGGATCGTGGACGCGGGCCCGCAGTTCTCGGCCGCCGCGATCCGCGTGGTGCAGCCGGTGGTGGCGGAGTCCAGCGGCCGGGCCATCGGCGTCCTCGAGGTGTACCTCCCGTACGACGCCATCGCCGCCAAGGTGGAGGCCGACACCCGGGGCACCATGACCCGGCTCGGCGTCGGCCTGATCGGGCTCTACGCGGTGCTCGCGCTGATCTCCTGGTGGACCACCCGCGCCCTGCGCCGGCACGCCGCCGACCACGAGCACCAGGCGCTGCACGACCCGCTGACCGGCCTGCCGAACCGCGAGCTGTTCCGCCGGGTCGCCGAGGAGTCCCTCGTCCAGGGCCGGGCCGGGGACCGCGGGGCGCTGGTCCTGGTCGACCTGGACCACTTCAAGGAGGTCAACGACACGCTGGGCCACCACGCGGGCGACGAGCTGCTGAAGATCGTGGGCCAGCGGCTGTCGGAGTCCCTGCGGACCGACGACACCGTCGCGCGGCTCGGCGGCGACGAGTTCGGCATGGTGCTGCCGCACGGCGCCGACCGGGACGCCACCGTGGCCCTGCTCTCGCGGGTCCGCGAGGAGCTCAGCCGCGAGGTCACCCTCGACGGCGCCACCCTCAGCGTCGAGGCCAGCTTCGGCGTCTGCTTCTACCCCGACGACGCCGACAGCGTCGAGGGGCTGCTCCAGCACGCCGACGCCGCGATGTACCGCGGCAAGCACGTCCCCACCGGGGTGGTGGTCTACGAGCCGGCCGCGACCCGGCCGGCCAGCGACGCCCTCGTCATGCAGCGCGAGCTGCGCCGGGCCCTGGAGTCCGACGAGCTCGTCCTGCACTACCAGCCCAAGATCGAGCTCAGCACCGGACGGGTCACCTCGGTGGAGGCCCTGGTCCGGTGGCAGCACCCCGAGCGCGGGCTGCTCCCGCCGGCCGCGTTCCTGCCGGTCGCCGAGCGGTCGGAGCTGATCGAGCCGCTGACCCGCTGGGTGCTGCGGCGGGCGCTGCACGACTACGCCGCGTGGACCGCCGCCGGCCACGACTGGACCGTCGCGGTCAACGTCTCCGCCCGCAACCTGTCCTCGCTGCAGTTCGTGGACTCGGTCCGCGACATCCTCCGGCAGGCCGAGGTGCTCCCCCACCGGCTGCACCTGGAGATCACCGAGACCGCGTTGGCCTTCGACAGCGACGTCGCCGGCCAGGTCGTCGACGCCCTGGCCCGCGAGGGCATCTCGATGTCGGTGGACGACTTCGGGATCGGCTTCACCGGGCTGTCCCAGCTGCGCACCCTCGACGTCACCGAGATCAAGATCGACCGGACGTTCGTGGCGGACCTGATGGGCAACGAGCACGACCGCGCCATCGTGCGCTCGGTCATCGAGCTGGCCCACCGGCTGGGCTGCGTCGTCACCGCCGAGGGCGTCGAGACCCAGGACGTGGCCGACTGGCTGGTCGCCTCGGCCTGCGACCACGCGCAGGGCTACCTGTGGCTGCGGCCCGCCCCCTGGACCCAGATCGAGGACGGCGCCGGCGCGCCGGCCGGCAGCGACGTACCCCTGGTGGGCGCCGCGGAGCGGACGACGGTATGA
- a CDS encoding SpoIIE family protein phosphatase — protein MGTGTSGDPTAEDGGHQDASFDRYARMVRRALDVPVALVSLVEETRQVFVGAEGLAEPYATSRETPLSHSFCQYVVQDARPLVIGDARLDERLHDNLAIRDLGVIAYAGFPLRDASGRTVGSLCAIDPEPRVWTQPELSALEDLAEACTAELVQRDLRRAAVARAHEASATSVRSRLLLALSERLATTRTLAEVSVAVERVAHEELGCLQAGMWLRQVTDPLQVSRAAPAVGGRPAETLTFVHNPVTDWPQATTHTTLAVGEDNPLGSALLHDGLLVFPDREAQNRAYPHLETAVQIGEARAYMPLVAAGHAYGALALVWPEAREFDDEDRVTIGSLMSYTAQAVQRALLLQERVDVAVTLQNAMLTRLPQPDHLELVARYRPAAAREQVGGDWYDAVVMPDGATTVMVGDVVGHDIDAAAVMGQLRAMLRAFAWTHADPPARNVERLDRAALDLELEAMATLVVARIEQSDEDAARGLRTLRWTTAGHPPPMLLRPDGTVVLLGEESETDPMLGAAPERDRHDQTAVLPAGSTLLLYTDGLVERRGENLDLGLERARASVARHGGRPATELLDRILDDLVGDAPGDDVALLAVRFHPEHG, from the coding sequence GTGGGCACAGGGACGAGCGGGGACCCGACGGCAGAGGACGGGGGGCACCAGGACGCGTCCTTCGACCGCTACGCGCGGATGGTGCGGCGGGCGCTGGACGTGCCGGTCGCGCTGGTCTCGCTGGTCGAGGAGACCCGGCAGGTGTTCGTGGGCGCCGAGGGCCTGGCCGAGCCGTACGCCACCAGCCGGGAGACCCCGCTCTCGCACTCCTTCTGCCAGTACGTCGTCCAGGACGCCCGTCCGCTGGTGATCGGCGACGCGCGGTTGGACGAGCGGCTGCACGACAACCTGGCGATCCGGGACCTGGGCGTGATCGCCTACGCCGGCTTCCCGCTGCGGGACGCGAGCGGGCGGACGGTGGGCTCGCTGTGCGCGATCGACCCCGAGCCGCGCGTGTGGACGCAGCCGGAGCTGAGCGCCCTGGAGGACCTCGCGGAGGCCTGCACCGCCGAGCTGGTGCAGCGCGACCTGCGCCGGGCCGCGGTTGCCCGGGCGCACGAGGCGTCCGCGACCTCGGTGCGGTCGCGGCTGCTGCTCGCGCTGAGCGAGCGGCTGGCCACCACCCGGACGCTCGCGGAGGTGTCCGTCGCCGTCGAGAGGGTCGCCCACGAGGAGCTCGGCTGCCTGCAGGCCGGCATGTGGCTGCGCCAGGTGACCGACCCGCTGCAGGTCTCGCGAGCCGCACCGGCCGTCGGGGGCCGCCCCGCCGAGACCCTCACCTTCGTGCACAACCCGGTCACCGACTGGCCCCAGGCCACCACCCACACCACCCTCGCCGTCGGCGAGGACAACCCGCTGGGGTCGGCGCTGCTGCACGACGGGCTGCTGGTGTTCCCGGACCGGGAGGCGCAGAACCGGGCGTATCCGCACCTGGAGACCGCCGTCCAGATCGGGGAGGCGCGGGCGTACATGCCGCTGGTCGCGGCCGGGCACGCCTACGGCGCCCTCGCCCTGGTCTGGCCGGAGGCCCGGGAGTTCGACGACGAGGACCGGGTCACCATCGGCTCGCTGATGTCCTACACCGCCCAGGCGGTGCAGCGGGCGCTGCTGCTGCAGGAGCGGGTCGACGTGGCCGTCACGCTGCAGAACGCGATGCTCACCCGGCTGCCGCAGCCGGACCACCTCGAGCTGGTGGCCCGCTACCGCCCGGCTGCGGCCCGCGAGCAGGTCGGCGGCGACTGGTACGACGCGGTGGTGATGCCCGACGGCGCCACCACCGTGATGGTGGGTGACGTGGTGGGGCACGACATCGACGCCGCCGCCGTGATGGGACAGCTGCGGGCGATGCTGCGCGCGTTCGCGTGGACCCACGCGGACCCGCCGGCCCGCAACGTCGAGCGGCTGGACCGGGCCGCGCTGGACCTGGAGCTGGAGGCGATGGCCACCCTGGTCGTCGCCCGGATCGAGCAGAGCGACGAGGACGCGGCCCGGGGGCTGCGCACGCTGCGCTGGACCACCGCTGGTCACCCGCCCCCGATGCTGCTGCGCCCCGACGGGACCGTCGTGCTGCTGGGCGAGGAGTCGGAGACCGACCCGATGCTGGGTGCGGCGCCGGAGCGGGACCGGCACGACCAGACCGCCGTGCTGCCGGCCGGGTCGACCCTGCTGCTCTACACCGACGGGCTCGTCGAGCGGCGCGGGGAGAACCTCGACCTCGGGCTGGAGCGGGCCCGGGCCTCGGTCGCGCGGCACGGCGGCCGGCCGGCGACGGAGCTGCTGGACCGCATCCTCGACGACCTCGTCGGGGACGCGCCGGGCGACGACGTCGCCCTGCTCGCCGTGCGGTTCCACCCCGAGCACGGGTGA
- a CDS encoding ABC transporter substrate-binding protein: MTRQGTWRRRGAGVALATVLALAAGCGGKTSSESSADTAGAGKVRFDQALHDLLPDAVKKRGTLTVGTDASYAPMSSFGPDGRTIIGVEPDLGAAIGKVLGVRVRFSNQDFMELLPDVVDGRIDLAMSAMTDTAQRARTVDFVNYFSAGTAIVVQRGNPDAIADIKDLCGRPVAVEAGTTQVDLLARAQTNCPDEPIMVRTYPTNSDALVQLRTGRASAVLNDLPPAVFLVNDERTRTQYQLASTTQYEPGLYGIVVAPDQRGLRDAVQGACEELLRSGAYADVLQHWKVEGGAVDRVSIDSDR, translated from the coding sequence ATGACGCGACAGGGCACCTGGCGACGGCGCGGCGCGGGCGTCGCACTGGCGACCGTCCTGGCCCTCGCGGCCGGCTGCGGCGGGAAGACCTCCTCGGAGTCGTCAGCCGACACCGCCGGGGCAGGCAAGGTGCGGTTCGACCAGGCCCTGCACGACCTGCTGCCGGACGCCGTGAAGAAGCGGGGCACGCTGACGGTGGGGACCGACGCGTCGTACGCGCCGATGTCGTCCTTCGGCCCGGACGGGCGCACGATCATCGGCGTGGAGCCGGACCTGGGAGCCGCGATCGGCAAGGTGCTGGGCGTCCGCGTCCGGTTCAGCAACCAGGACTTCATGGAGCTGCTCCCCGACGTCGTCGACGGGCGGATCGACCTCGCCATGTCGGCGATGACCGACACCGCGCAGCGGGCCCGCACGGTCGACTTCGTGAACTACTTCAGCGCCGGCACCGCGATCGTCGTGCAGCGCGGCAACCCCGACGCCATCGCCGACATCAAGGACCTGTGCGGACGGCCGGTGGCGGTCGAGGCGGGCACCACCCAGGTGGACCTCCTGGCGCGCGCCCAGACCAACTGCCCGGACGAGCCGATCATGGTCCGGACCTACCCCACGAACTCGGACGCGCTCGTGCAGCTGCGGACCGGGCGGGCCTCCGCGGTGCTCAATGACCTGCCGCCCGCGGTGTTCCTCGTCAACGACGAGCGGACCCGGACGCAGTACCAGCTCGCCTCCACGACGCAGTACGAGCCGGGCCTCTACGGCATCGTCGTCGCCCCGGACCAGCGGGGCCTGCGCGACGCGGTCCAGGGGGCCTGCGAGGAGCTGCTGCGCTCGGGCGCCTACGCCGACGTGCTCCAGCACTGGAAGGTCGAGGGCGGCGCCGTGGACCGGGTGAGCATCGACTCCGACCGCTGA
- a CDS encoding MFS transporter has protein sequence MAHSPDVDVAALDPDARIAAHTSPRRATLELVVIGLGALVVSLSQSVLVPVLSILPARLDTSASNVSWLLTSTLLVAAVSVPIMGRLGDMYGKRLMLLVAVGALTLGSLVTALTDDIGWLIVGRAVQGASAAAIPLGISLLAALMPRERVGSAIALISAMLGVGGALGLPLAGFVAEHADFHALFWITAAAGLVAFAGILTIVPESPARSGGRVDLVGATLLAAGLVCLMLPLAQSSAWGWDDPRVSVLLVASVVVLAGFGWTQLRIRDPLVDLRALGRKPIVITNLASVLFGFALFASFIGTASFVEAPEASGYGFGSSLLVGGLAMLPSGLAMLLLSPVAARLIERRGAPQTLALGATVVAAGWLLRIVWSGSLWEVVVGATIVGIGTGIGYAAIPSLINAHTPAGEIASANGLNSLFRSFGSSLASAVGGSILAANTVILGSFAVPSLAAYQGLFAICAGASILAAALVLLVPHRRGGAAARA, from the coding sequence ATGGCCCACAGCCCCGACGTCGACGTGGCAGCACTCGACCCCGACGCGCGGATCGCCGCGCACACCTCGCCCCGGCGAGCCACCCTCGAGCTGGTGGTGATCGGGCTCGGCGCGCTGGTGGTGTCGCTGTCCCAGTCGGTGCTCGTCCCGGTGCTCTCGATCCTCCCGGCCCGCCTGGACACCTCGGCCAGCAACGTGAGCTGGCTGCTGACCTCGACGCTGCTGGTGGCGGCCGTCTCGGTGCCGATCATGGGTCGCCTCGGCGACATGTACGGCAAGCGGCTGATGCTCCTGGTCGCGGTGGGTGCGCTCACCCTGGGCTCGCTCGTCACCGCGCTGACCGACGACATCGGGTGGCTGATCGTCGGCCGTGCCGTCCAGGGGGCCTCGGCGGCCGCCATCCCGCTGGGGATCAGCCTGCTCGCGGCGCTGATGCCGCGGGAGCGGGTCGGGTCCGCGATCGCGCTGATCAGCGCGATGCTCGGCGTCGGGGGAGCGCTCGGCCTGCCGCTGGCCGGGTTCGTCGCGGAGCACGCCGACTTCCACGCGCTGTTCTGGATCACCGCCGCGGCGGGCCTCGTCGCGTTCGCCGGCATCCTCACGATCGTCCCGGAGTCCCCGGCCCGCAGCGGCGGCCGCGTCGACCTGGTGGGCGCGACGCTGCTCGCCGCCGGCCTGGTCTGCCTGATGCTGCCCCTCGCGCAGAGCTCCGCCTGGGGCTGGGACGACCCCCGCGTCAGCGTCCTGCTGGTCGCGTCCGTGGTGGTCCTCGCCGGGTTCGGCTGGACCCAGCTGCGGATCCGCGACCCGCTCGTGGATCTCAGGGCCCTCGGCCGCAAGCCGATCGTGATCACCAACCTGGCCTCGGTGCTGTTCGGCTTCGCACTGTTCGCCTCCTTCATCGGCACGGCGTCGTTCGTGGAGGCACCGGAGGCCAGCGGCTACGGCTTCGGCTCCAGCCTGCTGGTCGGCGGCCTGGCGATGCTGCCCAGCGGCCTGGCGATGCTGCTGCTGTCCCCGGTGGCCGCCCGGCTCATCGAGCGGCGCGGTGCGCCGCAGACCCTCGCCCTCGGTGCCACCGTGGTCGCGGCCGGCTGGCTGCTGCGGATCGTGTGGAGCGGCTCGCTGTGGGAGGTCGTCGTCGGCGCCACGATCGTCGGGATCGGCACCGGCATCGGGTACGCCGCGATCCCGTCCCTGATCAACGCGCACACCCCGGCCGGCGAGATCGCCTCGGCCAACGGCCTCAACAGCCTGTTCCGCAGCTTCGGCAGCTCGCTCGCGAGCGCGGTCGGCGGCAGCATCCTCGCCGCGAACACCGTCATCCTCGGCAGCTTCGCGGTGCCGTCACTGGCGGCGTACCAGGGGCTCTTCGCGATCTGCGCAGGCGCCTCGATCCTGGCGGCCGCGCTCGTGCTGCTCGTCCCGCACCGCCGCGGCGGCGCCGCGGCCCGGGCCTGA
- a CDS encoding sigma-70 family RNA polymerase sigma factor, with the protein MSALSALPLELLVRRVAQHDVEAFSEVYDELSASVLRAALRVTQDHGLAEDVTQEVFAWLWREADRFDGSQGSVRAWVHTVARRRAIDCVRREDTWRRRGQLEAPGPHDHVIDAVLAAQSHEHLRQVMTVLTARQQEAITLAYFGDRSYGQVADQLDVTLTALKARIRAGLARMRHQLLTDGDGPAGGSARGY; encoded by the coding sequence ATGTCCGCCCTGTCCGCCCTGCCCCTGGAGCTGCTGGTGCGCCGGGTCGCCCAGCACGACGTCGAGGCCTTCTCGGAGGTGTACGACGAGCTCTCGGCCTCGGTCCTCAGGGCCGCCCTGCGGGTCACCCAGGACCACGGCCTGGCCGAGGACGTGACCCAGGAGGTCTTCGCGTGGCTGTGGCGCGAGGCCGACCGGTTCGACGGCTCCCAGGGCTCGGTCCGGGCCTGGGTGCACACGGTCGCTCGGCGCCGGGCCATCGACTGCGTGCGCCGCGAGGACACCTGGCGGCGGCGCGGCCAGCTGGAGGCTCCCGGCCCGCACGACCACGTGATCGACGCGGTGCTCGCCGCACAGAGCCACGAGCACCTGCGCCAGGTGATGACCGTGCTCACCGCGCGGCAGCAGGAGGCGATCACCCTGGCCTACTTCGGCGACCGGTCCTACGGGCAGGTCGCCGACCAGCTCGACGTGACCCTCACCGCGCTCAAGGCGCGGATCCGTGCCGGGCTGGCCCGCATGCGTCACCAGCTGCTCACCGACGGGGACGGGCCGGCCGGCGGGTCGGCACGGGGCTACTGA
- a CDS encoding TetR family transcriptional regulator, with amino-acid sequence MPTELTLRDHARGAVRDEVMKRAWLLFAEQGFEATTVDQIAAAAGMSRRTFFRYFSGKDELVLERLLESGDRVAAALRDRPSDEPAWTALRAAFDEVVRPQEQHAAHSRALQLMLRDEPAVRASVLERRRRWEEVLTPLVAVRLPRRHGGRGPDVRAAALTAGALACLEVAQEAWVDEPRSRLSTLLDQAMAAVHPA; translated from the coding sequence ATGCCGACCGAGCTGACGCTGCGGGACCACGCACGCGGTGCCGTGCGCGACGAGGTGATGAAGCGGGCCTGGCTGCTCTTCGCCGAGCAGGGGTTCGAGGCCACGACCGTCGACCAGATCGCCGCGGCCGCGGGCATGTCGCGCCGTACCTTCTTCCGCTACTTCAGCGGCAAGGACGAGCTCGTCCTGGAACGGCTGCTGGAGTCCGGCGACCGGGTCGCCGCCGCGCTGCGCGACCGGCCCTCCGACGAGCCGGCCTGGACGGCCCTGCGCGCGGCGTTCGACGAGGTCGTGCGTCCGCAGGAGCAGCACGCCGCCCACTCGCGCGCCCTGCAGCTCATGCTGCGCGACGAGCCCGCGGTCCGGGCCAGCGTCCTGGAGCGGCGACGCCGCTGGGAGGAGGTCCTCACTCCCCTGGTGGCCGTGCGCCTCCCCCGCCGCCACGGCGGGCGTGGTCCCGACGTCCGTGCCGCCGCGCTGACCGCGGGCGCGCTGGCCTGCCTCGAGGTGGCGCAGGAGGCCTGGGTCGACGAGCCGCGCAGCCGGCTCTCCACCCTCCTGGACCAGGCGATGGCCGCCGTCCACCCGGCCTAG